The Monomorium pharaonis isolate MP-MQ-018 chromosome 5, ASM1337386v2, whole genome shotgun sequence genome includes a window with the following:
- the LOC105836064 gene encoding GTP:AMP phosphotransferase AK3, mitochondrial isoform X2 encodes MDSGSFVPDDTMISLISNEIDSVADGNWLLDGFPRTLTQAERLQRLHPINLVLNLVVPTDVILDRVKSRWVHLPSGRVYNIGFNDPRVPGKDDVTGEPLSQRKDDKLEVVQKRLQDYAIKTEPVVQFYREIGILREFRGNTTNEMWPTIRDCVAQYC; translated from the exons ATGGACAGCGGTAGCTTTGTGCCGGACGACACGATGATATCCCTGATCAGCAACGAGATCGATTCGGTGGCGGATGGGAATTGGCTGCTCGACG GATTCCCGAGGACGTTGACGCAGGCGGAGCGACTGCAAAGGCTGCACCCAATCAATCTCGTGTTGAATCTCGTGGTGCCGACCGACGTCATTCTGGACCGAGTCAAGAGCCGATGGGTCCATCTGCCCAGCGGCAGGGTCTACAACATCGGCTTCAACGATCCACGAGTGCCG GGTAAGGATGACGTTACGGGTGAGCCGTTGTCCCAGAGGAAGGACGACAAGCTGGAAGTCGTGCAGAAGAGGCTGCAGGATTACGCAATAAAGACCGAGCCGGTTGTGCAATTTTATCGCGAAATCGGAATACTAAGGGAGTTCCGTGGTAACACCACCAACGAAATGTGGCCGACGATCAGAGATTGCGTGGCACAATACTGCTGA
- the LOC105836064 gene encoding GTP:AMP phosphotransferase AK3, mitochondrial isoform X1, with product MVAITTCRAAATALRAVILGAPASGKGTVSSRIVQQFGVAHISSGDRLRLHVSADTVLGKEVKKYMDSGSFVPDDTMISLISNEIDSVADGNWLLDGFPRTLTQAERLQRLHPINLVLNLVVPTDVILDRVKSRWVHLPSGRVYNIGFNDPRVPGKDDVTGEPLSQRKDDKLEVVQKRLQDYAIKTEPVVQFYREIGILREFRGNTTNEMWPTIRDCVAQYC from the exons ATGGTAGCGATCACCACGTGTCGCGCCGCCGCGACGGCCCTCAGGGCCGTTATCCTGGGCGCCCCGGCCTCCGGCAAGGGCACCGTCTCCTCCAGGATCGTCCAGCAGTTCGGCGTCGCGCACATCTCCAGCGGCGACAGGCTGCGCCTCCACGTGTCCGCCGACACTG TTCTGGGCAAGGAGGTGAAGAAATACATGGACAGCGGTAGCTTTGTGCCGGACGACACGATGATATCCCTGATCAGCAACGAGATCGATTCGGTGGCGGATGGGAATTGGCTGCTCGACG GATTCCCGAGGACGTTGACGCAGGCGGAGCGACTGCAAAGGCTGCACCCAATCAATCTCGTGTTGAATCTCGTGGTGCCGACCGACGTCATTCTGGACCGAGTCAAGAGCCGATGGGTCCATCTGCCCAGCGGCAGGGTCTACAACATCGGCTTCAACGATCCACGAGTGCCG GGTAAGGATGACGTTACGGGTGAGCCGTTGTCCCAGAGGAAGGACGACAAGCTGGAAGTCGTGCAGAAGAGGCTGCAGGATTACGCAATAAAGACCGAGCCGGTTGTGCAATTTTATCGCGAAATCGGAATACTAAGGGAGTTCCGTGGTAACACCACCAACGAAATGTGGCCGACGATCAGAGATTGCGTGGCACAATACTGCTGA